Proteins from one Falco naumanni isolate bFalNau1 chromosome 2, bFalNau1.pat, whole genome shotgun sequence genomic window:
- the AP1S2 gene encoding AP-1 complex subunit sigma-2 isoform X4: MQFMLLFSRQGKLRLQKWYVPLSDKEKKKITRELVQTVLARKPKMCSFLEWRDLKIVYKRYASLYFCCAIEDQDNELITLEIIHRYVELLDKYFGSVCELDIIFNFEKAYFILDEFLLGGEVQETSKKNVLKAIEQADLLQEKLDSLL, translated from the exons ATGCAGTTTATGTTGCTCTTTAGTCGCCAGGGGAAACTGAGACTCCAGAAGTGGTATGTCCCATTATCggacaaagaaaagaagaaaatcacgAGGGAACTTGTTCAAACTGTGTTAGCCCGCAAACCGAAAATGTGCAGCTTCCTGGAATGGAGAGACCTGAAGATTGTCTACAAAAG ATATGCAAGCCTATATTTCTGCTGCGCTATTGAAGATCAGGACAATGAACTAATAACCTTGGAAATAATTCATCGCTATGTAGAACTTCTTGACAAGTATTTTGGCAGT GTATGTGAACTTGATATCATCTTCAATTTTGAAAAAGCCTATTTTATTCTGGATGAGTTCCTTTTAGGAGGGGAAGTTCAGGAGACTTCCAAGAAAAATGTTCTCAAAGCCATCGAACAGGCGGATCTTTTACAGGAG AAGCTAGACTCTCTTCTTTGA
- the AP1S2 gene encoding AP-1 complex subunit sigma-2 isoform X3, giving the protein MQFMLLFSRQGKLRLQKWYVPLSDKEKKKITRELVQTVLARKPKMCSFLEWRDLKIVYKRYASLYFCCAIEDQDNELITLEIIHRYVELLDKYFGSVCELDIIFNFEKAYFILDEFLLGGEVQETSKKNVLKAIEQADLLQEPRHEYFNVPVY; this is encoded by the exons ATGCAGTTTATGTTGCTCTTTAGTCGCCAGGGGAAACTGAGACTCCAGAAGTGGTATGTCCCATTATCggacaaagaaaagaagaaaatcacgAGGGAACTTGTTCAAACTGTGTTAGCCCGCAAACCGAAAATGTGCAGCTTCCTGGAATGGAGAGACCTGAAGATTGTCTACAAAAG ATATGCAAGCCTATATTTCTGCTGCGCTATTGAAGATCAGGACAATGAACTAATAACCTTGGAAATAATTCATCGCTATGTAGAACTTCTTGACAAGTATTTTGGCAGT GTATGTGAACTTGATATCATCTTCAATTTTGAAAAAGCCTATTTTATTCTGGATGAGTTCCTTTTAGGAGGGGAAGTTCAGGAGACTTCCAAGAAAAATGTTCTCAAAGCCATCGAACAGGCGGATCTTTTACAGGAG
- the AP1S2 gene encoding AP-1 complex subunit sigma-2 isoform X2 produces the protein MQFMLLFSRQGKLRLQKWYVPLSDKEKKKITRELVQTVLARKPKMCSFLEWRDLKIVYKRYASLYFCCAIEDQDNELITLEIIHRYVELLDKYFGSVCELDIIFNFEKAYFILDEFLLGGEVQETSKKNVLKAIEQADLLQEEAETPRSVLEEIGLT, from the exons ATGCAGTTTATGTTGCTCTTTAGTCGCCAGGGGAAACTGAGACTCCAGAAGTGGTATGTCCCATTATCggacaaagaaaagaagaaaatcacgAGGGAACTTGTTCAAACTGTGTTAGCCCGCAAACCGAAAATGTGCAGCTTCCTGGAATGGAGAGACCTGAAGATTGTCTACAAAAG ATATGCAAGCCTATATTTCTGCTGCGCTATTGAAGATCAGGACAATGAACTAATAACCTTGGAAATAATTCATCGCTATGTAGAACTTCTTGACAAGTATTTTGGCAGT GTATGTGAACTTGATATCATCTTCAATTTTGAAAAAGCCTATTTTATTCTGGATGAGTTCCTTTTAGGAGGGGAAGTTCAGGAGACTTCCAAGAAAAATGTTCTCAAAGCCATCGAACAGGCGGATCTTTTACAGGAG